A section of the Acidobacterium capsulatum ATCC 51196 genome encodes:
- a CDS encoding response regulator: MLRPILLVEDNPNDLELSLTALAKSGLANEVVIARDGEEACDYLFYRGQYAERSHGNPAVVLLDIKLPKVDGLEVLSMIRKEQELRHLPVVLLTSSREEQDILAGYQLGSNAYVVKPVAFPDFIKAIQDLGVFWAVVNEPPPFVIRRLV, from the coding sequence GTGCTACGACCAATTTTGCTGGTAGAAGATAACCCGAATGATCTTGAGTTGAGCCTGACAGCCCTCGCCAAGAGTGGCCTTGCGAACGAAGTCGTTATTGCGCGAGATGGGGAAGAGGCTTGCGACTATCTGTTTTATCGCGGTCAGTATGCAGAGCGTTCACATGGAAATCCGGCGGTGGTGCTGCTCGACATTAAGCTGCCCAAGGTAGACGGGCTGGAGGTTCTTTCGATGATTCGCAAAGAACAGGAACTGAGGCATCTCCCTGTGGTCCTTCTCACTTCTTCACGCGAAGAGCAGGATATTCTTGCCGGGTATCAATTAGGCAGCAATGCTTACGTGGTCAAGCCGGTGGCTTTTCCTGACTTCATCAAAGCAATACAGGATCTTGGGGTATTTTGGGCTGTCGTAAACGAACCTCCTCCCTTTGTGATCCGGAGGCTTGTTTAG